One window of Salvelinus fontinalis isolate EN_2023a chromosome 19, ASM2944872v1, whole genome shotgun sequence genomic DNA carries:
- the LOC129816378 gene encoding small membrane A-kinase anchor protein-like, with product MGCVKSKKSDPTQYANSVEKLDGKLGKRWGENALLVHSETGSGKDSARVDPILLEYAQRLSEEIVARAVQQWLEVDSRYSDIPYIECDVP from the coding sequence ATGGGATGCGTCAAATCCAAGAAGAGCGATCCGACCCAGTACGCCAACTCTGTGGAGAAGTTGGACGGCAAGCTTGGGAAGCGATGGGGCGAGAATGCGCTGCTGGTCCACTCGGAGACGGGGTCAGGGAAAGACTCTGCCCGGGTGGACCCCATCCTGCTGGAGTATGCCCAGCGGCTGTCGGAGGAGATTGTGGCCCGGGCAGTGCAGCAGTGGCTGGAGGTGGACAGCCGCTACAGTGACATCCCCTACATTGAGTGTGACGTgccatga